In Juglans microcarpa x Juglans regia isolate MS1-56 chromosome 8D, Jm3101_v1.0, whole genome shotgun sequence, the following are encoded in one genomic region:
- the LOC121242389 gene encoding uncharacterized mitochondrial protein AtMg00810-like has product MTNLDPNISMTHDQSNNSPNRRKSSRVRQKPSFLQDYYCSNVSSNATPLTSSNDGSKEPKSYKQAAKFPKWQKAMKNELEALEINKTWNLVTLPKTKQTLGCKRVFRVKYKVDGSIERHKARLVAKCYNQQEGLDFFDTFSPVAKVTSIRLLLVVAAIKNWHLHQLDVNNAFLHGDLQEEVYMELPPRMPNAENKKSTTSFIALLVYVDDVLLASDSLQEIQLLKEFLHDQFTIKDLGPLKYFLGLEMSRSKAGIFLCQRKYTLDILQDTGTIGAKPIAFPMETNLKLTATDSILYEDPSAYRRLIGILLYLTLTRLDLAYSVQVVSQFLAKPTVSHHQAAVRVLRYLKATPGQRLFFSTSSELQLKAFSDSDWAECIDTRRSVTGFAVFLGNSLISWKSKKQVTISRSSAEAEYRALAATTCEVQWLAYAL; this is encoded by the exons ATGACAAACCTTGATCCAAATATCTCCATGACTCATGATCAGTCTAATAATAGCCCAAATAGAAGAAAATCCTCTCGAGTTAGACAAAAACCTAGTTTCTTGCAGGATTACTATTGCAGCAATGTTTCTTCAAATGCAACTCCTCTCACTTCTTCTAATGATGGTTCTAAAG AACCTAAATCCTATAAACAGGCTGCAAAATTTCCTAAATGGCAAAAAGCTATGAAAAATGAACTTGAAGCTTtggaaataaacaaaacttggaaCCTTGTTACTTTACCTAAAACTAAACAAACTCTTGGTTGTAAAAGGGTATTTAGAGTCAAATATAAAGTTGATGGAAGCATAGAAAGGCATAAGGCCAGATTAGTGGCAAAGTGCTATAATCAACAAGAGGGTTTGGATTTCTTTGATACTTTTTCTCCTGTGGCAAAAGTGACTTCCATTAGACTATTACTTGTTGTGGCTGCAATTAAAAACTGGCATCTTCATCAATTGGATGTAAACAATGCATTCTTGCATGGTGATTTACAAGAAGAAGTTTACATGGAGCTGCCCCCTAGAATGCCTAATGCAGAAAATAAG aaatctaCAACATCCTTTATAGCATTGCTggtgtatgttgatgatgtaCTACTGGCCAGTGATAGCCTACAGGAAATTCAACTCTTAAAAGAGTTTCTACATGATCAATTTACTATAAAAGATTTGGGGCCACTAAAATATTTCCTTGGCTTGGAAATGTCAAGATCCAAAGCAGGTATTTTCCTTTGCCAAAGGAAATATACATTGGATATTCTTCAAGACACGGGAACAATTGGTGCAAAGCCTATTGCCTTTCCAATGGAGACCAACTTGAAGCTGACAGCCACTGATtctattttatatgaagatCCATCAGCCTACAGAAGACTAATTGGGATACTATTATACTTAACACTTACAAGACTAGACCTTGCATATTCAGTCCAAGTAGTAAGCCAATTCCTTGCTAAGCCTACTGTGAGTCATCATCAAGCAGCAGTTAGAGTGTTAAGGTACTTGAAAGCCACTCCAGGTCAGAGATTGTTCTTCTCGACATCCTCAGAATTGCAACTCAAGGCATTCTCAGATAGTGATTGGGCAGAGTGCATTGATACAAGAAGAAGTGTCACAGGGTTTGCAGTATTTTTGGGAAACTCATTGATCTCATGGAAGTCCAAAAAGCAAGTAACAATCAGTCGGTCTTCTGCTGAAGCAGAATATCGAGCCCTTGCTGCCACAACATGTGAAGTCCAATGGTTGGCTTATGCACTGTAG